The Nicotiana tomentosiformis chromosome 2, ASM39032v3, whole genome shotgun sequence genome includes the window aaggggTTAAATTTACCCGTGTATTATCCAAAATTGAGCAATTTTGACTTATGTTAAACTTTTTATCTAATATTACCTCCGGTGATAGGAAAAAAGGTCTCGTTTTTGCCCTTGATCCCTAACGGAATAATAACGTGAAGGTAACTTTAAAATATTGTCAAAAGTTAAGGGTTAAGCTTGGACCTTCTTTCTCGAAAAAATTTGGACACATGAAGTCTATTAATTTCACACTAGAGCTCTGTTAATGACAAGACAAATACTAGATGATTTGTTAATGGCAAACATATGTACATCTCAAGAATTCATTCAGAAGCGTCTATTCATCATAATTCAATTAGGCCAAGATTCTTTCTTTTGCTTAAGTCTAGTAAGTAGTCACTCCGGTGGCGATAGAGATCTTAGTAATTATAACTTAAACTATTATGATAGTTATTGATAGGCGATGCATTTGATTAGCAAATAAAGAGTGATTTCAGTCAAATAAGCCATTTGGAGGAGAAAATACAAATATTATGGAATGAGTCCTATGGGCAGCTTGATGGCCTGATCAGTGGATGATACGGGCTATATCACATTAGTGAAAAAGAATTTGGAAgacaaaatataataaattcttgGAAAATTGGTGCATATTATTGAAATGAGCCAAAAATCATTTACATCAAGTGGAATGTATCTAAATTCAAATAATTCTTTTTATTAACTCTAAAACTTAAACAAGAGAATCCTTGGATAACTTCTTCGTTTCATGATTTTCCTTATCTTGATAACCATCCTTCCCTGCTAGAAGTGGTGTAGCAATATCTTTTTCTTTAACCTGAGATGATGACAAAAATTAAATATTACTAGGAATAAAGTCCAACCACTAGAAAATGATTCCACTTATATACACTGTTAATGGAAATACAGTTAACTTGCAGCCCAAAAATTGTCTTATTTTTAGTAGGTTACAAATGTCAGTTTTTATGAACGGTAACATGTAATTATCAGACATTTAGATTTTTTTTTGTATTGTCAGTGTTTAGAAGTTAAACTCCTAAATAAAGGAAATTCTTACTTGAGGTGCAGAATGATCTCCAGGCTGTTTCTTTTTGGTTTCAAGTGTGCAAAAATAGGAATACAACCCCATTCCAACAATGGCTACTAGTATACCAAGAATGTTTCTTGATGTGAAGGGATCATGCAGCAGTGTATAACCAAATCCTAGAACAAGGCATGTTTTTAAGTGGCCTAACACTTGGTATGTAACTGGTGATGTCTTTCCAATCACCAAAAATGTGCTGAAATTCACTGACACAGCAATCAGGCATGACAGCAATATGAACCCCTGCATTTTTTGCAAATTCAATTCATTATCCATTTGCTCATTCTAAAATATCTCTATAAATCTAGCCAAAGATTTCTATGTTTATAGATTCCTAAACCTAACTGAAAAATAATCTAACCGATGGAAACTGATAGTATAATTTTCTGACGAAGTATGGTCAGTTGTATATAAAGTATTTGacctatatatataatataattttccGATGAAGGGTGTTCGACTGACCATTCTTAGCCTGCTGTAACTTCGCCCCTTATTATAGTAACAAATAATTTGTAGAAACATACATGCACAAGAAAAAATAGGGATTAGGATTTTTGCTTACCAACACAACATTAGAGTATTTGTAGGCAAAAACATTCTTTTTGGTAAGGAATTGATCCACCAAAGGCCCTGTCACAAATAGAATAGCTGCTTGGTAAGGGGCTGACTGGTACAACAGCTGTGTAGATGAGATATTGAGCCTCTTCTGAATTGTGTTGGTAAGCTGATTTGGAGGGTCAAGTCAAAGCATGAAATAACCATTGAACAATTATTTGGACTCAAATATAATCACATCTTTTATCaaagaaaataatgaaataacTTTCATAATCTTTCTTCTTATGACATAATATTTGGATGATAAGTATAAGTTATATCTTTTACACCAACGGTGTAGTTTAACTTGCTATATCATGATACCATTTATTCTACTTTTCAAGTTATATAAGATAATGTTTGTTATAAAGAGCTGTCTGTTATTGCAAGTATATTCGGTGCACATAATATAAATTCTTGGACGAGTACGTAATGAAAGGATACAATTTGTCCAACACAAGTTGTAACAATGGCTAGTAGAGAGAGGACTGTGCCAACAAAATTGAGCTGAAGATCAGTAATGGAGGCAATGCCAACTCCAAGCAGCAAAATTAACAGAGAGAACTTAATATTCCGTCTGcataaaaaaaaaaggtaacaaaataataatttcttAGAGATCTTGTGAGACtagcctttttatttttttttaggaaaatatGAAACTTCGAATTACCTGAATTGCTTCTTCAAGAAAATGGTTTCTAAAAGTACAGTGAAAGGTATAATTGCTAACTTTGTCATCTGAAAAAACAACACAAAAGACAGTGTTAGCACATTTCTTTCCCTAAAGCACTTTTAGGGATTGGAAAAACTTTTGGTCGGTAAAAACTTGTAATGATGAGTGAATCAGACTTTTTGATCGCTATTGACTTTTTTAGggaccaaaatttgacttttaGAAACTAGTTTTTTCTTCTGTGTTAATAGCTATTTTTCTTGTAGTGTAGCCAGTCAAGAGGAGGGAAAAATTATTATTGTCGTTAATATTGTTTTAATCTAATGACTTTATTCTTTTCGTCTTTCATAAAGTTTTAAGTGTCTTTATGTAAGTGGTAATCATATATAGTTAGGAAATTACCAGTTATGTCAGCTCATAAGTAAGTAAGTAGAATTagttaattcataaaatattactaatattagccaattatcTATTTTTAGcctaaaaaatattaaatttttgctttcttttgagtgggtgttgttgaaataaattggatatatcttaaggaatttaaatctcagttttgggatgattggATAGAGTATTTAGGTGGTTTGAATTAAAAATTCGAAGTAcaagatgaacatgaaaaaaataataatatgtgtatcacactgtgtatcatttgtgtatcacatatgtatcatattgtATCAAAATGTGTaccacatgtatatccatgtagaCATATGTGTGAGATACATGTATATACATACAAGATTGGAAGTTTGATACTAATTACCTCCAATCTTTCTCAaaatttgtatattgactcatttatatattttcaataaatttcaaccatacccattgaaaaaggtCCCTTTCTGCTTGGAtttttggaatatatatatatacccactaACAATGAAtttttggaatatatatatattgtatttcatcaccttgttTACTATCTCATCCATAAAATTTCCTTTCCGTCTTGTATCTAATGTTGCTTATCACaattaaaaatatggaaggagatctttgTGTGTGATTATTGTAGAGAAAGAatccttatttatttgggtttttaatttttatatgtgcttggtTAGTTTTGGTAAGTCTATAATTAATGGTTAGAGGTAAGTAAGTTGGAACTTATTTGGAACATTTTCGTAAGACTCCCTGTATAATTATGTAAACACAAAATCTTTTTATTTTGAACTTAGCTTAAAGTACTTTATAAGAATGTCTTGAACAACATATTCACTTTTGGTGATTCTTAGGAGTATTTTGGTGATCTAATTTATCATGCAGTAGAAGTGAGAAGTGTATTTTAATTACCTGGTAGAAGCCAATAGAATTAAAACCGAGGCTAAGATTGAGAAAGCCAATGGAAACTCCATTTAAGATACCAAAGAGCATCACAGTCTTCATATCAATAGGTTTGTTCTCAAAGAAATTGAATCTAAGTGCCACATGAAGTGTAACAAATGTCACCATCAGATGCCAACTTGTCAACGTTGTTGCTGGAAgtatcaaaataaaaataaaaattagtattttataaTACTATCACGTTATCtcaaaaataattaattacagGCTCGTCCATAAAAAGTGAGATTAATAatctaaaaattaaagaaaattatcTGTTACTACAAATAAAATACCCTAATAATATAGGAAAAGATTTACACTTTCAAATGTGAACATACAAGTTAATCCTCCCCCAAACACCCCCaccccaaaaataaaaataaaaattgcacACTAGTAGAGGACACAAATTGatctactatttttttttttttttgacaattTTATGCTTCCGACAATAAGTATTATAATTGATAagaatattgattttgatagaTAATAAGTAACTAAACTCTAATATAACTAGGAAATCAACTTAATGAAAAAGAATCTATATTATtcataaattaattttttattttacatatGCCTGCACACCAAACACACATGGTTAACTAACAGTAGATGTAATGCTATTAAGAGTTTGGTGGCAATAAACAGATACTATTATAATGATAATAAGCTGTATTCTACCAACTGCTGGTGGAGGTACCATCAAGAATTACGGTGGGATAAATTGGTCTTACGTTTGAGTCCTGAATTCAAAAAAATATTGTGGTAGGGATATAATTCTCTCTTTTAATGGGCTTTACGCAACGAAAACGTAATTTATTGCAATTGAAAAACCAAAAAAACACTGCTGGTGAAAGCTAAAGGAAGATAGTGGTTACCAAATGGAAAACCAAGATTGCTCATCAAAGCTTTGTTGCAGATAACAATGGAGACTGAGGATGCCACTGACAGAAATAATGCTCCTACCACACCCAGCTGCAAGTTTGTCTTCTCACCCATCTTTATCAAATCAAAACAACACCCGAAACAAATAAAATCAGCTAGTTGCTTCATCTCTTTAAATTGTTTGATTAATATTGGCTAAATAAGGATGATATAAGCTTAGGTTAAAAATGTCTACATCATTTCGGCAGAAACAAAAATTACTAGGAGACTGTCAAAGTCAATCAAGCATGGAAGGCCATATAATTGA containing:
- the LOC104106260 gene encoding UDP-xylose transporter 1-like; protein product: MGEKTNLQLGVVGALFLSVASSVSIVICNKALMSNLGFPFATTLTSWHLMVTFVTLHVALRFNFFENKPIDMKTVMLFGILNGVSIGFLNLSLGFNSIGFYQMTKLAIIPFTVLLETIFLKKQFRRNIKFSLLILLLGVGIASITDLQLNFVGTVLSLLAIVTTCVGQILTNTIQKRLNISSTQLLYQSAPYQAAILFVTGPLVDQFLTKKNVFAYKYSNVVLGFILLSCLIAVSVNFSTFLVIGKTSPVTYQVLGHLKTCLVLGFGYTLLHDPFTSRNILGILVAIVGMGLYSYFCTLETKKKQPGDHSAPQVKEKDIATPLLAGKDGYQDKENHETKKLSKDSLV